The Streptomyces laurentii genome contains a region encoding:
- a CDS encoding ATP-dependent RNA helicase (ATP-binding site [chemical binding];~ATP-dependent RNA helicase [Streptomyces sp. Mg1];~DEAD-box helicases. A diverse family of proteins involved in ATP-dependent RNA unwinding, needed in a variety of cellular processes including splicing, ribosome biogenesis and RNA degradation. The name derives from the sequence of the Walker B motif; cd00268;~DEAD-like helicases superfamily; smart00487;~Helicase superfamily c-terminal domain; associated with DEXDc-, DEAD-, and DEAH-box proteins, yeast initiation factor 4A, Ski2p, and Hepatitis C virus NS3 helicases; this domain is foundin a wide variety of helicases and helicase related proteins; may...; cd00079;~Mg++ binding site [ion binding];~identified by MetaGeneAnnotator; putative;~motif III;~nucleotide binding region [chemical binding]) has product MRVLAIYGGRAYEPQVEALQKGVDVVVGTPGRLLDLAGQRKLDLSKIKTLVLDEADEMLDLGFLPDVEKILSMLPAKRQTMLFSATMPGAVIGLARRYMSKPTHIRATSSDDEGVTHANIAQHVFRAHNMDKPELVSRILQARGRGLAMIFCRTKRTAADIAEQLERRGFASGAVHGDLGQGAREQALRAFRNGKVDVLVATDVAARGIDVEGVTHVINYQIPDDEKTYLHRTGRTGRAGASGTAITLVDWDDIPRWQLINKALGLDFHNPVETYSSSPHLYEALDIPAGTKGILPRAERTRAGLDAEVIEDLGEPGGRRGRGGRQEREKAAEERPARTPRQRRRTRSGEGVADAATTTAPVAVDQTTPEATDGAEAPAGPRRPRRRRTRGGGVGAGVPVAGATPAAAAAPVEPAEAPEPVKTVEPAQPAAVETPVAPAPVVETPVVETPAAEGRPRRRRGRGGEARTAPATAEAVTETVSASAPVDVAPAVTVMEEAPRRRRGGRAEAAEPAAQAAPVTAPAETPRAEAPAAEGGRGRRSRGRGRTAEAPAAPAVAEPRQRAASAPASAPRKRPVRPRRTEEGVSFQTVESAAAALAAAAVVPAQAAQERKPVRTAAAPAATAPAAVPAQATAAPVAAAPASAGPRGRRRVTRPVTDTAEPAAAPKAEEPVAPVAAAPVEEPKPARRRATRRASSPVTSTAGTGAVVIVESAPAAAPVAEPKAEAPKAAEPQAEEPRAEAPKKAAPRKRTVKKAVTAEPVAAEPAAEPEAPKAPRKRAAAKKAVAEPVAEPKADEAPAEAPKKAAPRKRTVKKAVTAEPVVEADAPAEAPKAPRKRATAKKTVAAPAAEPVAAEPVAAEAEAEAPKKAAPRKRATTKKAVAAVAPDASEPKTAPRRRTAKKAVEAVTAEAPAAAEQPKKAAPRKRATKKAAAPEA; this is encoded by the coding sequence GTGCGCGTCCTCGCCATCTACGGCGGCCGGGCCTACGAGCCGCAGGTCGAGGCGCTGCAGAAGGGCGTCGACGTGGTCGTCGGCACCCCGGGCCGCCTGCTCGACCTGGCCGGCCAGCGCAAGCTCGACCTGTCGAAGATCAAGACGCTCGTCCTCGACGAGGCCGACGAGATGCTCGACCTGGGCTTCCTGCCCGACGTCGAGAAGATCCTCAGCATGCTTCCGGCGAAGCGTCAGACCATGCTGTTCTCGGCGACCATGCCGGGCGCCGTCATCGGTCTGGCCCGCCGCTACATGTCGAAGCCCACGCACATCCGCGCCACCTCGTCGGACGACGAGGGCGTGACCCACGCCAACATCGCGCAGCACGTCTTCCGTGCCCACAACATGGACAAGCCGGAGCTGGTCTCCCGCATCCTGCAGGCCCGCGGCCGCGGCCTCGCGATGATCTTCTGCCGCACCAAGCGCACCGCCGCCGACATCGCCGAGCAGCTGGAGCGCCGCGGCTTCGCCTCCGGCGCCGTCCACGGCGACCTCGGCCAGGGCGCCCGCGAGCAGGCGCTGCGCGCCTTCCGCAACGGCAAGGTCGACGTACTCGTCGCCACCGACGTCGCCGCCCGCGGCATCGACGTCGAGGGCGTCACCCACGTCATCAACTACCAGATCCCCGACGACGAGAAGACCTACCTCCACCGCACCGGCCGAACCGGCCGCGCGGGCGCGAGCGGTACGGCGATCACCCTCGTCGACTGGGACGACATCCCGCGCTGGCAGCTGATCAACAAGGCGCTCGGCCTCGACTTCCACAACCCGGTCGAGACGTACTCCAGCTCGCCGCACCTCTACGAGGCCCTCGACATCCCCGCCGGCACCAAGGGCATACTGCCGCGCGCCGAGCGCACCCGTGCCGGTCTGGACGCCGAGGTGATCGAGGACCTGGGCGAGCCGGGCGGCCGTCGTGGCCGCGGCGGACGCCAGGAGCGCGAGAAGGCCGCCGAGGAGCGTCCGGCCCGTACCCCGCGCCAGCGCCGCCGTACGCGGAGTGGCGAGGGTGTCGCCGACGCGGCGACCACCACCGCTCCCGTGGCCGTGGACCAGACCACCCCCGAGGCGACCGACGGTGCCGAGGCGCCGGCCGGTCCGCGTCGCCCGCGCCGCCGCCGTACCCGCGGTGGCGGAGTCGGCGCCGGTGTGCCGGTCGCGGGTGCGACCCCGGCCGCCGCTGCCGCCCCGGTGGAGCCGGCCGAGGCTCCCGAGCCCGTGAAGACGGTGGAGCCCGCGCAGCCGGCCGCCGTCGAGACCCCGGTCGCCCCGGCCCCGGTCGTCGAGACCCCCGTCGTGGAGACCCCGGCCGCCGAAGGCCGTCCCCGCCGACGTCGTGGCCGTGGTGGCGAGGCCCGTACGGCCCCGGCGACCGCCGAGGCCGTGACCGAGACCGTGTCCGCGTCCGCGCCCGTCGATGTCGCTCCCGCCGTCACCGTCATGGAGGAGGCCCCGCGCCGCCGTCGTGGCGGGCGCGCGGAGGCCGCCGAGCCGGCCGCCCAGGCCGCTCCGGTGACCGCGCCGGCCGAGACGCCGCGCGCCGAGGCCCCCGCCGCCGAGGGTGGCCGTGGCCGCCGTTCGCGTGGCCGTGGCCGTACCGCCGAGGCTCCGGCCGCGCCGGCCGTCGCCGAGCCGCGTCAGCGGGCCGCTTCGGCGCCCGCCTCCGCGCCGCGCAAGCGTCCGGTGCGTCCGCGCCGTACGGAGGAGGGCGTGTCCTTCCAGACCGTGGAGTCGGCCGCCGCCGCGCTGGCCGCCGCCGCGGTCGTCCCGGCCCAGGCCGCCCAGGAGCGGAAGCCGGTCCGTACGGCCGCCGCTCCCGCCGCGACCGCCCCGGCCGCCGTTCCCGCGCAGGCCACCGCCGCGCCGGTCGCCGCCGCACCGGCCTCGGCCGGTCCGCGGGGCCGCCGCCGGGTCACCCGCCCGGTGACCGACACCGCCGAGCCCGCCGCCGCGCCGAAGGCCGAGGAGCCGGTGGCTCCCGTGGCCGCCGCGCCGGTGGAGGAGCCGAAGCCGGCCCGTCGCCGGGCGACCCGCCGGGCGTCGAGCCCGGTGACGTCGACCGCGGGCACCGGTGCCGTGGTGATCGTCGAGTCGGCCCCGGCCGCCGCGCCCGTCGCGGAGCCGAAGGCCGAGGCGCCGAAGGCCGCCGAGCCCCAGGCGGAGGAGCCCAGGGCAGAGGCGCCGAAGAAGGCGGCCCCGCGCAAGCGGACCGTCAAGAAGGCCGTCACCGCCGAGCCCGTCGCCGCCGAGCCGGCCGCGGAGCCCGAGGCCCCGAAGGCGCCGCGCAAGCGCGCGGCCGCCAAGAAGGCCGTCGCGGAGCCGGTCGCCGAGCCGAAGGCCGACGAGGCCCCGGCCGAGGCGCCGAAGAAGGCCGCCCCGCGCAAGCGGACCGTCAAGAAGGCCGTCACCGCCGAGCCGGTCGTCGAGGCCGACGCGCCCGCCGAGGCCCCCAAGGCCCCGCGCAAGCGCGCCACCGCCAAGAAGACCGTCGCGGCCCCGGCCGCCGAGCCGGTCGCCGCCGAGCCGGTCGCCGCCGAGGCCGAGGCCGAGGCGCCGAAGAAGGCCGCGCCCCGCAAGCGCGCGACCACGAAGAAGGCGGTCGCCGCCGTGGCCCCGGACGCGTCCGAGCCGAAGACGGCGCCCCGGCGTCGTACGGCGAAGAAGGCCGTCGAGGCCGTGACCGCGGAGGCCCCGGCCGCCGCGGAGCAGCCGAAGAAGGCGGCGCCGCGCAAGCGCGCCACCAAGAAGGCCGCCGCGCCCGAGGCGTGA
- a CDS encoding metal-dependent phosphoesterase (Polymerase and Histidinol Phosphatase domain of Histidinol phosphate phosphatase (HisPPase) AMP bound; cd07438;~Predicted metal-dependent phosphoesterases (PHP family) [General function prediction only];~Predicted metal-dependent phosphoesterases [Streptomyces venezuelae ATCC10712];~identified by MetaGeneAnnotator; putative), with product MRIDLHTHSTASDGTDTPAELVRNAAAAGLDVVALTDHDTTRGYAEAIAALPEGLTLVTGAELSCRLDGVSLHMLAYLFDPEEPAFAAERELVRDDRVPRARGMVEKLRALGVPVTWEQVARIAGDGSVGRPHVAEALVELGVVPDVSGAFTPEWLADGGRAHVEKHELDPFEAIRLVKAAGGVTVFAHPLAVKRGQCVPESAIARLAAAGLDGIEVDHMDHDEPTRARLRGMAGELGLLATGSSDYHGSRKTVGLGDFTTDPEIYGEITRRATGAFPVPGAGGLR from the coding sequence GTGCGTATCGACCTGCACACCCACTCCACGGCCTCGGATGGCACGGACACCCCCGCCGAGCTGGTGCGCAATGCCGCGGCCGCCGGGCTGGACGTCGTCGCGCTGACCGATCACGACACGACCCGCGGGTACGCGGAGGCGATCGCCGCGCTGCCGGAGGGGCTCACGCTCGTCACCGGCGCCGAGCTGTCGTGCCGCCTGGACGGGGTGAGCCTGCACATGCTGGCGTACCTCTTCGACCCCGAGGAGCCCGCGTTCGCCGCCGAGCGCGAGCTGGTCCGGGACGACCGGGTGCCGCGGGCGCGCGGCATGGTCGAGAAGCTTCGGGCGCTCGGTGTCCCGGTGACGTGGGAGCAGGTCGCCCGGATCGCCGGTGACGGCTCGGTGGGGCGCCCGCATGTCGCGGAGGCGCTGGTCGAGCTGGGTGTCGTACCGGATGTGTCGGGCGCGTTCACGCCCGAGTGGCTGGCGGACGGCGGCCGGGCGCACGTCGAGAAGCACGAGCTGGACCCGTTCGAGGCGATCCGGCTGGTCAAGGCGGCCGGCGGCGTGACGGTCTTCGCGCATCCGCTGGCGGTCAAGCGCGGCCAGTGCGTGCCCGAGTCCGCGATCGCGCGTCTCGCCGCGGCCGGTCTCGACGGCATCGAGGTCGACCACATGGACCACGACGAGCCGACCCGGGCGCGGCTGCGCGGGATGGCCGGCGAGCTGGGGCTGCTGGCCACCGGCTCCAGCGACTACCACGGCAGCCGCAAGACCGTCGGCCTCGGTGACTTCACGACCGATCCCGAGATCTACGGCGAGATCACGCGCCGCGCCACGGGTGCCTTCCCGGTGCCCGGCGCCGGCGGGCTCCGCTGA
- a CDS encoding hypothetical protein (identified by MetaGeneAnnotator; putative;~sequence version:1), with protein sequence MRMPGRWPDRLRPDNPSGGPAEGPLSGTTLERRQWSRALPGGDPRDPADGLRHGETPFVRLAPRLTEEAAP encoded by the coding sequence ATGAGGATGCCCGGTCGGTGGCCCGATCGGCTCCGGCCCGACAACCCTTCCGGCGGACCCGCGGAAGGGCCCCTCAGCGGCACGACGCTCGAGCGACGGCAGTGGTCCCGCGCCCTACCGGGCGGTGATCCTCGCGATCCCGCCGACGGATTGCGGCACGGTGAGACCCCCTTCGTTCGCCTCGCGCCGCGTCTCACAGAAGAGGCAGCACCCTGA
- a CDS encoding hydrolase (identified by MetaGeneAnnotator; putative;~sequence version:1), whose product MSKPRSLALPPRTRTYRLSTARGEFAVLDTAPPAGVPRHGTALLLPGFTGSKEDFLALLGPLSEAGYRAVAVDGRGQHETPGPRGRAAYRRKALALDAVAQAAALGDGPVDLLGHSFGGLVARAAADLAPEAYLSLTLLSSGPGRVARGQRVRVRALRTALALLSKERVWSATRWLDTRGEEPGAADPPEIVRFLRRRWMRTRIAQLAGAGRLLVGDPDGTAALRALPLPLHIAYGAEETVWPVPDLAAAAARTGAHHTVVAGAGHSPNVSHPVELAARLTAFWDLAARDPRSRGLGSRDLSSGTPSAGAARNRRAAPGAAEGGRAASA is encoded by the coding sequence ATGAGCAAGCCCCGCTCCCTGGCGCTGCCGCCCCGCACCCGCACCTACCGGCTGTCCACCGCGCGCGGCGAGTTCGCCGTCCTCGACACGGCGCCGCCCGCCGGCGTCCCCCGGCACGGCACGGCGCTGCTGCTGCCCGGCTTCACCGGCAGCAAGGAGGACTTCCTGGCCCTGCTCGGGCCGCTGAGCGAGGCCGGCTACCGCGCGGTCGCCGTCGACGGCCGCGGCCAGCACGAGACCCCGGGCCCGCGCGGCCGGGCGGCCTACCGCCGCAAGGCGCTCGCGCTCGACGCGGTGGCGCAGGCCGCGGCGCTCGGCGACGGCCCGGTGGATCTGCTCGGCCATTCCTTCGGCGGCCTGGTGGCCCGCGCGGCGGCGGACCTCGCCCCCGAGGCGTACCTCTCCCTGACGCTGCTCTCCTCCGGCCCGGGCCGGGTCGCCCGCGGCCAGCGGGTCCGCGTCCGCGCGCTGCGCACCGCGCTCGCGCTGCTGTCGAAGGAACGGGTCTGGTCGGCGACCCGCTGGCTGGACACCCGCGGCGAGGAGCCGGGGGCGGCGGATCCGCCGGAGATCGTACGGTTCCTGCGCCGCCGCTGGATGCGCACCCGGATCGCCCAGCTCGCGGGCGCGGGCCGGCTGCTGGTCGGCGACCCGGACGGGACGGCGGCGCTGCGGGCGCTGCCCCTGCCGCTGCACATCGCGTACGGGGCGGAGGAGACGGTCTGGCCGGTTCCGGACCTGGCGGCGGCCGCCGCCCGTACCGGCGCCCATCACACGGTGGTGGCCGGCGCCGGCCACTCCCCCAACGTGTCGCACCCGGTGGAGCTGGCGGCGCGGCTCACCGCCTTCTGGGACCTCGCCGCGCGGGATCCTCGCTCGCGCGGCCTCGGCTCCCGGGACCTCAGTTCTGGCACACCATCCGCAGGTGCTGCCAGAAACCGTCGCGCAGCGCCCGGCGCAGCGGAGGGTGGCCGCGCAGCGAGCGCTTGA
- a CDS encoding hypothetical protein (identified by MetaGeneAnnotator; putative;~predicted protein [Streptomyces pristinaespiralis ATCC25486]), whose amino-acid sequence MFLEALGSALLGAALAWAAAHRFAGRLPVRGAVLLTGALGAVFGALVTHGALGPGHFLATLVGAVAIAAVLLSLLLRPAARRLRRSATV is encoded by the coding sequence GTGTTCCTGGAAGCTCTCGGTTCCGCCCTGCTCGGTGCCGCACTGGCCTGGGCCGCCGCGCACCGTTTCGCCGGCCGCCTCCCCGTGCGGGGCGCCGTGCTCCTCACCGGCGCGCTCGGCGCGGTCTTCGGCGCGCTCGTGACCCATGGGGCGCTCGGGCCCGGGCACTTCCTGGCCACTCTCGTCGGCGCCGTCGCGATCGCGGCTGTCCTGCTGTCGCTGCTGCTGCGGCCGGCCGCGCGACGGCTGCGCCGCTCAGCCACCGTCTGA
- a CDS encoding hypothetical protein (identified by MetaGeneAnnotator; putative;~predicted protein [Streptomyces roseosporus NRRL15998]) — protein MRFEILRLDDIDGTPVDRTVVDAASVNGIVQQAAAIGQRIWIRPADASAS, from the coding sequence GTGCGCTTCGAAATCCTGCGCCTCGACGACATCGACGGTACGCCCGTCGACCGGACCGTCGTCGACGCCGCCTCCGTCAACGGGATCGTGCAGCAGGCCGCAGCGATCGGCCAGCGCATTTGGATCCGGCCGGCCGACGCCTCGGCTTCGTAG
- a CDS encoding NYN domain containing protein (LabA_like proteins; cd06167;~NYN domain containing protein [Streptomyces fulvissimus DSM40593];~Uncharacterized conserved protein [Function unknown];~UniProt-pubmed:11572948; UniProt-pubmed:20624727; UniProt-pubmed:21463507; UniProt-pubmed:18375553; UniProt-pubmed:20581206; UniProt-pubmed:20064060; UniProt-pubmed:21551298;~identified by MetaGeneAnnotator; putative;~putative metal binding site [ion binding]) produces the protein MTNYSLVESDGPDEPPDGRTAALAAVEARLEHTNELLRRMLAEVAKTPSTHAIFVDAGYVYASAGLLVAGTEDRRNFDLDAEGLIDAFIDTARTIFADSRLLRVYWYDGARRRIHTSEQQAIAELPDVKVRLGNLNANNQQKGVDSLIRTDLESLARHRAISDAALVGGDEDLVSAVEAAQGYGARVHLWGIEAADHGNQADPLLWEVDSQRVFDLDFCRPYVTRKPVTLYENENAPLPSREDVAFVGARIAATWFAERGRDRLAELLPGHPYLPGPVDGELLTEAERLLKRSLRGHPPLRRALRDGFWQHLRMVCQN, from the coding sequence ATGACTAACTACTCGCTGGTAGAGAGCGACGGGCCGGACGAGCCGCCCGACGGGCGGACGGCGGCGCTGGCCGCGGTCGAGGCACGCCTGGAGCACACCAACGAGCTGCTGCGCCGCATGCTGGCCGAGGTGGCGAAGACCCCCTCGACACACGCGATCTTCGTCGACGCCGGGTACGTGTACGCCTCCGCCGGCCTGCTGGTCGCCGGAACCGAGGACCGGCGCAACTTCGACCTCGACGCCGAGGGCCTGATCGACGCCTTCATCGACACCGCGCGCACGATCTTCGCCGACAGCCGGCTGCTGCGCGTCTACTGGTACGACGGGGCCCGCCGCCGTATCCACACCTCCGAGCAGCAGGCCATCGCCGAGCTGCCCGACGTCAAGGTGCGCCTCGGCAACCTCAACGCCAACAACCAGCAGAAGGGCGTCGACTCCCTCATCCGCACCGACCTGGAGTCCCTCGCCCGGCACCGGGCCATCAGCGACGCCGCCCTCGTCGGCGGCGACGAGGACCTGGTCTCGGCCGTCGAGGCCGCGCAGGGCTACGGCGCGCGCGTGCACCTGTGGGGCATCGAGGCCGCCGACCACGGCAACCAGGCCGACCCGCTGCTGTGGGAGGTCGACAGCCAGCGCGTCTTCGACCTCGACTTCTGCCGGCCGTACGTGACCCGCAAGCCCGTCACCCTCTACGAGAACGAGAACGCGCCACTGCCCTCCCGCGAGGACGTCGCCTTCGTCGGCGCGCGCATCGCCGCCACCTGGTTCGCCGAGCGCGGCCGCGACCGGCTGGCCGAGCTGCTGCCCGGCCACCCGTATCTGCCCGGGCCCGTCGACGGCGAACTGCTCACCGAGGCGGAGCGCCTGCTCAAGCGCTCGCTGCGCGGCCACCCTCCGCTGCGCCGGGCGCTGCGCGACGGTTTCTGGCAGCACCTGCGGATGGTGTGCCAGAACTGA
- a CDS encoding integral membrane protein (MarC family integral membrane protein; cl00919;~identified by MetaGeneAnnotator; putative;~integral membrane protein [Streptomyces pristinaespiralis ATCC25486]), which translates to MFDVAVFGSLFLTLFVIMDPPGITPIFLALTSGRATKVQRRMAWQAVAVAFGVISVFGVLGQQILAYLHVSVPALMIAGGLLLLLIALDLLTGKTDEPKQTKDVNVALVPLGMPLLAGPGAIVSVILAVQNADGFGQQISVWSAIVAMHVVLWVTMRYSLLIIRVIKDGGVVLVTRLAGMMLSAIAVQQIVNGVTQIIQGT; encoded by the coding sequence GTGTTCGACGTCGCCGTCTTCGGCTCGCTCTTCCTGACCCTCTTCGTGATCATGGATCCCCCCGGGATCACGCCGATCTTCCTCGCCCTGACCTCCGGCCGCGCCACCAAGGTGCAGCGCCGGATGGCCTGGCAGGCCGTCGCCGTCGCCTTCGGCGTCATCAGCGTCTTCGGCGTCCTCGGCCAGCAGATCCTGGCGTATCTGCACGTCTCCGTCCCCGCCCTGATGATCGCGGGAGGTCTGCTCCTGCTGCTCATCGCGCTCGACCTGCTCACCGGCAAGACCGACGAGCCGAAGCAGACCAAGGATGTCAACGTCGCCCTCGTCCCCCTGGGCATGCCGCTGCTGGCCGGCCCGGGCGCGATCGTGTCCGTCATCCTGGCCGTGCAGAACGCCGACGGCTTCGGTCAGCAGATCTCGGTGTGGAGCGCCATCGTCGCCATGCACGTGGTGCTGTGGGTGACCATGCGCTACTCGCTGCTGATCATCCGCGTCATCAAGGACGGCGGCGTCGTCCTGGTGACCCGGCTCGCGGGCATGATGCTCTCCGCCATCGCCGTCCAGCAGATCGTGAACGGCGTCACCCAGATCATCCAGGGAACCTGA
- a CDS encoding ATP-dependent RNA helicase (ATP binding site [chemical binding];~ATP-dependent RNA helicase [Mobiluncus curtisii ATCC43063];~COG: COG0513; Pfam: PF00270,PF00271; InterPro: IPR014001;~DEAD-box helicases. A diverse family of proteins involved in ATP-dependent RNA unwinding, needed in a variety of cellular processes including splicing, ribosome biogenesis and RNA degradation. The name derives from the sequence of the Walker B motif; cd00268;~helicase 45; Provisional;~identified by MetaGeneAnnotator; putative): protein MTPFPIQEMTLPVALSGTDVIGQAKTGTGKTLGFGLPILERVVVPADAEAGRATPRS from the coding sequence GTGACCCCCTTCCCCATCCAGGAGATGACGCTCCCGGTCGCCCTGTCCGGCACCGACGTCATCGGCCAGGCCAAGACCGGTACGGGCAAGACCCTCGGTTTCGGCCTCCCCATCCTCGAGCGCGTCGTCGTCCCCGCCGACGCCGAGGCCGGGCGTGCCACCCCGAGGAGCTGA
- a CDS encoding hypothetical protein (identified by MetaGeneAnnotator; putative;~sequence version:1) — translation MYPLQPVIPPSVEALGVVVHRAHVPVWMPWPLPVGWLFTGVAYAGDDRSGGRATAVACSGPGPLGGIGELLLVAEELGVGLGARFAGIDGPDPGSGGMSIDKPPQVKVLAAGRPTPLWHVTDAPHDRAVFAGEARGLWLWAIVWPEQSGLLMYDELILTDIRDAGAEVDLLPFGALTPRLLG, via the coding sequence CCGCTGCAGCCCGTGATCCCGCCCAGCGTCGAGGCCCTCGGCGTGGTGGTGCACCGGGCCCACGTGCCCGTGTGGATGCCGTGGCCCCTGCCCGTCGGATGGCTCTTCACCGGAGTCGCGTACGCCGGCGACGACCGCAGCGGCGGGCGCGCGACCGCCGTCGCCTGCTCGGGCCCCGGCCCCCTGGGCGGCATCGGCGAGCTGCTGCTCGTCGCCGAGGAACTGGGCGTCGGCCTCGGCGCCCGCTTCGCCGGCATCGACGGCCCCGACCCCGGCTCCGGCGGCATGTCGATCGACAAGCCGCCCCAGGTCAAGGTCCTTGCCGCGGGCCGCCCCACCCCCCTCTGGCACGTCACCGACGCCCCCCACGACCGCGCGGTCTTCGCGGGCGAGGCGCGCGGCCTGTGGCTGTGGGCGATCGTCTGGCCCGAACAGTCCGGCCTGCTCATGTACGACGAACTCATCCTCACCGACATCCGCGACGCGGGCGCGGAAGTGGACCTGCTGCCGTTCGGGGCGCTGACGCCGAGGCTGCTGGGCTGA
- a CDS encoding miaE_2 domain containing protein (Ferritin-like superfamily of diiron-containing four-helix-bundle proteins; cd00657;~MiaE_2 domain containing protein [Streptomyces fulvissimus DSM40593];~UniProt-pubmed:11572948; UniProt-pubmed:20624727; UniProt-pubmed:21463507; UniProt-pubmed:18375553; UniProt-pubmed:20064060; UniProt-pubmed:21551298;~dinuclear metal binding motif [ion binding];~identified by MetaGeneAnnotator; putative) — protein sequence MRLMETPDNATPTGIAAQDWATASAVPQYRAAVIDLLGALAYGELAAFERLAEDAKLAPTLADKAELAKMASAEFHHFERLRDRLAAVDAEPTEAMEPFARALDDFHRQTAPSDWLEGLVKAYVGDSIASDFYREVAARLDSDTRALVLSVLDDTGHGNFAVEKVRAAIDADPRVGGRLALWARRLMGEALSQAQRVVAERDALSTMLVGGVEGMAAGFDLAEVGRMFSRITEAHTKRMAALGLAA from the coding sequence GTGCGGCTCATGGAGACGCCTGACAACGCCACACCCACCGGTATCGCCGCCCAGGACTGGGCCACGGCCTCCGCCGTGCCGCAGTACCGCGCCGCCGTGATCGACCTGCTCGGCGCGCTCGCCTACGGCGAGCTCGCGGCCTTCGAGCGGCTCGCCGAGGACGCCAAGCTGGCGCCGACCCTCGCGGACAAGGCGGAGCTGGCGAAGATGGCCTCCGCCGAGTTCCACCACTTCGAGCGGCTGCGCGACCGGCTCGCCGCCGTGGACGCCGAGCCGACCGAGGCCATGGAGCCGTTCGCCCGCGCGCTGGACGACTTCCACCGCCAGACCGCCCCGTCGGACTGGCTGGAGGGCCTGGTCAAGGCGTACGTCGGCGACTCGATCGCCAGTGACTTCTACCGGGAGGTCGCGGCCCGCCTCGACTCCGACACCCGCGCCCTGGTGCTGTCGGTCCTCGACGACACGGGCCACGGCAACTTCGCCGTCGAGAAGGTCCGGGCCGCGATCGACGCCGACCCGCGGGTCGGCGGCCGGCTCGCCCTGTGGGCCCGCCGGCTGATGGGCGAGGCGCTGTCGCAGGCGCAGCGGGTGGTCGCGGAGCGCGACGCGCTGTCGACGATGCTGGTCGGCGGCGTGGAGGGGATGGCCGCGGGCTTCGACCTCGCCGAGGTCGGCCGGATGTTCTCGCGGATCACCGAGGCGCACACCAAGCGGATGGCCGCGCTGGGCCTCGCCGCCTGA